The following are encoded together in the Pempheris klunzingeri isolate RE-2024b chromosome 24, fPemKlu1.hap1, whole genome shotgun sequence genome:
- the sumo1 gene encoding small ubiquitin-related modifier 1, translating into MSDTETKPSSQDGGDKKDGEYIKLKVIGQDSSEIHFKVKMTTHLKKLKESYSQRQGVPASTLRFLFEGQRIADNQTPKELGMEDEDVIEVYQEQTGGLWND; encoded by the exons ATGTCAGACACG GAGACAAAACCATCCAGCCAAGACGGAGGCGACAAGAAGGATGGAGAGTacatcaaattaaaagtgattgGTCAG GACAGCAGCGAAATCCACTTTAAGGTCAAAATGACGACACATCTGAAGAAGTTGAAGGAGTCTTACAGCCAGAGACAG GGCGTCCCAGCCAGCACGCTAAGGTTTCTGTTTGAAGGACAGAGAATCGCAGACAACCAAACTCCAAAAGAG CTGGGGATGGAGGACGAGGACGTCATCGAGGTTTATCAAGAACAGACCGGCGGACTTTGGAATGATTAA
- the LOC139223877 gene encoding claudin-34-like, translating into MTYLAHTAHAQLGALWLGFVGWTLTAVALGLVQWRVWQVSDREVISSGVAWVGLWRACFNSHAVVTPGFMVMHCRYISPTEAFTPPEIVAGQVLTLLSLLVGLCGNAAGVYALRNVYMGMDKNSPIRSAFFTTGALCLLAAVMSLVPLLWNMSSVVNNQTIKFPPEFKMPPAPDSQHVGSGIGVGLVGTFLMIVSGIIFCTYRLPGRSRSSLRGEGSSPDSRGTFTSSGGKHNPAFESHEHL; encoded by the coding sequence ATGACCTACCTGGCTCACACCGCCCACGCCCAGCTCGGCGCCCTCTGGCTGGGCTTCGTGGGCTGGACGCTCACCGCCGTGGCCCTCGGACTCGTCCAGTGGAGGGTTTGGCAGGTGTCCGACAGAGAGGTCATCAGCTCCGGCGTGGCCTGGGTGGGCCTGTGGAGGGCCTGCTTCAACAGCCACGCCGTGGTGACCCCTGGCTTTATGGTCATGCACTGCAGGTACATCAGCCCGACCGAGGCCTTCACGCCGCCGGAGATTGTGGCCGGTCAGGTTCTCACGCTCCTGTCTCTGCTTGTGGGCCTTTGTGGGAACGCTGCCGGCGTCTATGCCTTGAGGAACGTCTACATGGGGATGGATAAGAACTCGCCAATCCGTTCGGCGTTCTTCACCACAGGTGCGCTGTGCCTGCTTGCCGCCGTGATGTCACTGGTACCTCTCCTGTGGAACATGAGCTCAGTGGTGAACAATCAGACCATCAAGTTCCCCCCTGAGTTTAAAATGCCCCCGGCTCCTGACTCTCAACACGTGGGGAGCGGCATCGGGGTCGGTCTGGTGGGGACGTTCCTGATGATCGTCTCTGGGATTATTTTCTGCACGTACAGGTTACCAGGGAGGTCACGGTCATCTCTGAGAGGAGAGGGGTCATCACCTGACAGCCGGGGGACCTTCACCAGCTCTGGGGGGAAACATAACCCAGCGTTTGAGTCTCACGAACACTTGTGA